From the Leishmania panamensis strain MHOM/PA/94/PSC-1 chromosome 31 sequence genome, one window contains:
- a CDS encoding ras-like small GTPase, putative (TriTrypDB/GeneDB-style sysID: LpmP.31.0830) has product MRFRGQDVSCNDVDDFTYSEDPAGQQVKVPVTKEYVYKVVVLGDYSVGKTSIIKRLVSIAASSQSLGVNSGGSDMDDSGNDSDADDELAAVTPTVGTDFYSLVLPHVVPGASVRLQIWDTAGLEKYAANYQSTLRNTSFIICVFDVTSASSLHNVVERHLSIAAEHVPDLDQSSIMVVANKIDILDDASNSTALRSAQRRSRSPETAFVITNDEDTSVDTNDGSPGKFASAKGIDKDAIVTARKVQAEVFDIFSDVLYAEVSAKTKRHLEKMLHAVCHALLRNGVRGSSEMLIPDGTPANEVFAHTVLPPHTGVSSTTVASVPTFSPPSASQLDPATTKTPPVVELRGAPHTDSGQKAPRTLAAPAASWRSTGTFSFDMAQTHIVSTALFSPTEALDSAFGNRGGDDSAPSRVDAGGDSPIDESLTQLPTPQGSTVKPVDTGGVHLGMIAGAPEPRSALDPNEDRKARREREQAEMQALLVRAGKGVANRNGGDADTGGSAVWRRSDADRMEEDIVSGPDKAGEALSAAQQRPTSSILDSRVVQNDSRGRPGASGRSSDDEDGARMQTQLRDRFAQIEREIRQNAAVANLHGKKDKKTKARGKCKCCVL; this is encoded by the coding sequence ATGAGGTTTCGTGGCCAGGATGTCAGTTGTAATGACGTCGACGACTTCACCTACAGCGAGGACCCGGCCGGTCAGCAGGTGAAGGTTCCAGTGACGAAGGAATACGTCTACAAAGTGGTCGTTCTCGGTGACTACAGCGTAGGGAAAACATCGATCATCAAACGGCTGGTTTCCATTGCGGCTTCCTCTCAATCACTGGGGGTTAACAGCGGTGGCTCTGACATGGACGACAGTGGCAACGACAGTGATGCCGATGacgagctggcggcggtgacgccaACCGTAGGCACCGACTTTTACTCGCTTGTCCTACCCCATGTTGTGCCTGGTGCATCAGTGCGACTCCAAATATGGGACACAGCTGGACTGGAAAAGTATGCAGCCAACTACCAAAGCACGTTGCGCAACACCTCCTTCATCATCTGCGTCTTCGACGTGACGAGCGCTAGCAGCTTGCACAACGTGGTGGAACGCCACCTGTCCATCGCAGCGGAGCACGTGCCTGACCTCGACCAGAGCAGCATCATGGTGGTGGCAAATAAAATCGACATTCTGGACGATGCGTCGAACAGCACAGCACTCCGCAGTGCACAAAGACGATCCCGGTCGCCGGAAACCGCCTTCGTAATCACCAACGATGAGGACACTTCTGTAGACACGAACGACGGCAGCCCTGGCAAATTCGCAAGTGCCAAGGGTATTGACAAGGACGCAATCGTGACCGCACGGAAAGTGCAGGCGGAGGTGTTTGATATCTTCAGCGATGTACTTTACGCTGAGGTGAGCGCCAAGACGAAGCGGCATCTTGAAAAAATGCTCCATGCGGTCTGCCACGCGCTTCTGCGTAACGGCGTCCGTGGCAGCTCAGAGATGCTGATTCCCGATGGAACGCCGGCGAATGAGGTGTTTGCGCACACAGTGTTGCCGCCACACACCGGTGTGAGCTCTACCACAGTAGCATCTGTACCAACCTTCTCCCCGCCCTCAGCGTCTCAGCTTGACCCAGCCACGACCAAGACGCCGCctgtggtggagctgcgggGTGCACCACACACGGACAGCGGGCAGAAGGCACCGAGAACTCTGGCGGCACCTGCCGCCAGCTGGCGCTCCACTGGGACCTTCTCGTTTGACAtggcgcagacacacatTGTCTCTACggcgcttttctctcccacTGAAGCTCTTGACAGCGCCTTTGGCAACCGTGGGGGTGACGATTCCGCCCCGTCGCGTGTTGACGCCGGTGGCGACAGTCCCATTGACGAGTCCctcacgcagctgccgacGCCACAGGGGAGTACTGTAAAACCTGTAGACACTGGAGGGGTGCACCTTGGCATGATAGCTGGCGCCCCAGAGCCGCGATCTGCGTTAGATCCCAATGAGGATCGCAAAGCACGCAGGGAGCGAGAGCAGGCGGAgatgcaggcgctgctggttCGTGCAGGCAAGGGTGTAGCGAACCGAAATGGAGGAGACGCCGACACTGGTGGCTCGGCGGTGTGGCGGCGGAGTGATGCGGATAGGATGGAGGAAGATATTGTTTCCGGACCGGACAAGGCCGGTGAAGCGTTGTCTGCTGCGCAGCAACGGCCTACATCTTCCATTCTAGATTCGCGTGTGGTCCAGAATGATAGCAGAGGTAGGCCAGGCGCCAGCGGTCGTTCCTCGGATGACGAAGACGGTGCGCGCATGCAGACGCAGCTGAGGGACCGATTTGCCCAGATTGAACGGGAAATACGCCAGAACGCGGCTGTGGCAAATCTGCACGGCAAGAAAGACAAGAAGACCAAAGCGAGGGGAAAGTGCAAGTGCTGCGTGCTGTGA
- a CDS encoding hypothetical protein (TriTrypDB/GeneDB-style sysID: LpmP.31.0810): protein MGHHQRYTVEESIGPIPYVTFLRKNINNVTFGRDPCSSFYSLFKDPSRHIRDMQVLRMFVRRYLVHTSQGNNPRQVLLYAFLSVRCAWPDVDRELVNRVALEELPTLLKADCAT, encoded by the coding sequence ATGGGCCACCACCAACGCTACACAGTTGAAGAATCCATCGGCCCCATCCCGTACGTCACCTTCTTGCGCAAGAACATCAACAACGTGACATTCGGTCGTGAcccgtgcagcagcttctaCTCGCTCTTCAAGGACCCTTCCAGGCACATTAGAGACATGCAGGTCCTGCGCATGTTTGTGCGCCGCTACCTGGTGCACACGAGCCAGGGCAACAACCCGCGCCAGGTGCTGCTCTACGCATTCCTCTCTGTCCGATGCGCGTGGCCGGATGTGGACCGTGAGCTTGTGAATCGTGTGGCGCTCGAGGAGCTTCCCACTCTCCTCAAGGCCGACTGCGCCACCTGA
- the AAP13.1 gene encoding amino acid permease, putative (TriTrypDB/GeneDB-style sysID: LpmP.31.0840~partially sequenced multicopy gene) yields the protein MSKPNQPIQAQVEDNALNGSLTDGNSSNTGGVDLSDGQVKRPLHSGSPTESTGHHNDSDVQKRQPNIIFRFTEWLIPYGGVVSNCFSLGSVTLGGGIISMPSSFAMSGIIMSVIYLVVVTAATVYTMTLLGYAMKATGCETFEELARVLFGRGWDYFVGFVLWLSCFGTAVAYISAVSSLISPILEKSPGTPAFLLTTAGNRCITSLIWLVLMVPVVIPKRVNSIRYVSAIGVTMVLYFVVVIVVHSSTNGMKGRPARGDMKYFTTGNQAVYGLSIFVFSFLCQAVTGSVYFEQRPQPSVRQLTIASAIAMTVCMVLYIFTGVFGYFDFGDDTKDSVLYNLDPVHNPYVMVAYVGMLIKICAAFAMNMLPCRNFTYHCLGWDLDTVPYWKHTIVILSTAVVTLVCGLFIPSINTALGLVGSLCGGFIGFIFPAYFWMYAGNWSLKSVG from the coding sequence ATGAGCAAGCCCAACCAGCCTATCCAAGCACAGGTGGAGGACAATGCCCTGAATGGCTCGCTCACGGACGGGAACTCGAGCAACACGGGCGGTGTTGACCTGAGCGACGGGCAGGTGAAGCGCCCCCTCCACAGTGGGAGCCCGACGGAGTCCACTGGTCACcacaacgacagcgacgtcCAGAAGCGGCAGCCCAACATCATCTTCCGCTTCACCGAGTGGCTGATCCCCTATGGCGGTGTTGTCTCGAACTGCTTCAGCCTTGGCTCCGTCACGCTTGGTGGCGGCATCATCTCGATGCCGTCGTCCTTCGCCATGTCGGGCATCATCATGTCTGTCATTTACCTCGTGGTTGTTACCGCTGCGACGGTGTACACCATGACGCTGCTCGGCTACGCGATGAAGGCGACGGGGTGCGAAACGTTCGAGGAGCTCGCTCGCGTCCTGTTTGGCCGCGGCTGGGACTACTTCGTCGGGTTTGTTCTCTGGCTGTCGTGCTTTGGCACTGCCGTGGCCTACATcagcgccgtcagcagcCTGATCTCGCCGATCCTCGAGAAGTCCCCTGGGACGCCGGCGTTTCTCCTGACCACTGCCGGCAACCGCTGCATCACCAGCCTTATCTGGCTCGTGCTCATGGTGCCAGTCGTGATTCCGAAGCGCGTGAACAGCATCCGCTACGTCTCCGCCATCGGCGTCACCATGGTGCTGTACTTTGTCGTCGTCATTGTGGTGCACTCCAGCACGAACGGCATGAAGGGAAGGCCTGCGAGGGGCGACATGAAGTACTTCACCACGGGCAACCAAGCAGTTTATGGCTTGTCTatctttgttttctcttttctgtgccAGGCTGTGACTGGGTCAGTGTATTTTGAGCAGCGCCCCCAGCCGTCTGTGCGCCAGCTGACGATTGCGAGTGCGATCGCGATGACGGTGTGCATGGTGCTGTACATCTTCACTGGCGTCTTCGGGTACTTTGACTTTGGGGACGATACGAAGGACTCCGTCCTGTACAACTTGGACCCCGTGCACAACCCGTACGTTATGGTTGCGTACGTTGGCATGCTCATCAAGATCTGCGCGGCCTTCGCGATGAACATGCTGCCGTGCCGAAACTTCACGTACCACTGCCTGGGCTGGGACCTCGATACGGTGCCGTACTGGAAGCACACGATCGTGATTCTCAGCACGGCTGTGGTCACCCTCGTGTGCGGCCTGTTCATCCCGAGCATCAACACGGCACTCGGCTTGGTTGGGTCGCTGTGCGGCGGGTTCATCGGCTTCATCTTCCCTGCGTACTTTTGGATGTACGCTGGCAACTGGAGCCTCAAGTCTGTGGGGAT
- a CDS encoding hypothetical protein (TriTrypDB/GeneDB-style sysID: LpmP.31.0790) yields MPSREENEQRPLSRSSGLASNVPRDDSPWSQAAREPISMGEMPDGEGVAPRPEESLNDMDEEQKEEIRDLMLNVVMHADRPIENLPVMMAPELKLIGRCVSLRVMQAINGAPPAFYYYTGLVCMVTESSVSLMHVNRYTHDDFAAYKSREQQLLKGTTISPDLQIQNCCALRHSRVRACCLYSVLASPRADSGDASSTQRVQSLDWDLLNHSCTAAGEAGVTQNDRIVNTEDSHVLCTMDAAGSLAPAVLLKTGAELDAAAAQNSDEEGRMSGVTEPVVDEVTDSAGATKGDTAPRRFRAFVGSIGPIPYVTFLRKNINNVEFGRDPCSSFYSLFKDPSRHIRDMQVLRMFVRRYLVHTSQGNNPRQVLLYAFLSVRCAWPDVDRELVNRVALEELPTLLKADCAIEKEKKRRRLRMQQRVREVQQYRAPAGLFSNTGILYLTNIPQKLFLAGMLILLFDIGLIVFFNSAKSNVSDALVSSFVFQFTGELVAAIVVWSITGVMCIVHATMMHLPVREGMWYMGAHFACFVGAVACCIMAFVVLLMLLDRNTIFLHMVRNQPEELCPFYQRHGCSGFLVGCNDTESTFNRDLCSTCPDVNTSITGCYPIIRSQIGLTTIPLLVFSIFVTVAVLYSFFQLFKLLGIFKAAVDIF; encoded by the coding sequence ATGCCATCACGTGAGGAGAACGAGCAGCGGCCCCTCAGTCGTTCCAGTGGGTTGGCCAGCAACGTTCCCCGCGACGACTCACCATGGTCGCAGGCGGCGAGAGAGCCCATAAGCATGGGCGAGATGCCCGATGGCGAAGGCGTGGCTCCTCGCCCGGAGGAGAGCCTTAACGACATGGATGAAGAACAAAAGGAAGAAATAAGGGATCTCATGTTGAACGTCGTTATGCACGCGGACCGCCCCATCGAGAATCTTCCAGTGATGATGGCACCGGAGCTGAAGCTGATTGGTCGCTGTGTGAGCCTCCGAGTCATGCAGGCTATTAACGGTGCCCCACCGGCCTTCTACTACTACACGGGACTTGTGTGCATGGTCACGGAGAGCTCGGTCTCCCTGATGCACGTCAACCGATATACGCACGACGACTTCGCGGCGTATAAGTCGCGAGAGCAACAACTGTTAAAGGGGACGACCATTTCTCCAGACCTGCAGATCCAGAACTGCTGTGCTCTGCGTCACAGCCGCGTACGTGCGTGCTGTCTCTACAGTGTGCTCGCTTCCCCTAGAGCAGACAGCGGTGATGCCTCCTCAACGCAGCGTGTTCAGTCCCTCGATTGGGACTTACTGAACCAtagctgcaccgctgctggggaAGCGGGTGTTACCCAGAATGACAGGATCGTCAATACAGAGGACTCGCATGTGTTGTGTACGATGGATGCCGCAGGCAGCTTGGCCCCTGCAGTGTTGCTGAAAACTGGGGCGGAACtagacgctgcagcagctcagaACAGCGATGAAGAAGGGCGCATGTCGGGTGTCACTGAACCTGTGGTGGATGAAGTCACCGATAGCGCCGGTGCCACCAAAGGTGACACCGCACCCCGGCGGTTTCGAGCATTTGTCGGATCCATCGGCCCCATCCCGTACGTCACCTTCTTGCGCAAGAACATCAACAACGTGGAATTCGGTCGTGAcccgtgcagcagcttctaCTCGCTCTTCAAGGACCCTTCCAGGCACATTAGAGACATGCAGGTCCTGCGCATGTTTGTGCGCCGCTACCTGGTGCACACGAGCCAGGGCAACAACCCGCGCCAGGTGCTGCTCTACGCATTCCTCTCTGTCCGATGCGCCTGGCCGGATGTGGACCGTGAGCTTGTGAATCGTGTGGCGCTCGAGGAGCTTCCCACTCTCCTCAAGGCCGACTGCGCCAttgagaaggagaagaagcggaggCGCCTCCGCATGCAGCAACGGGTGCGGGAGGTGCAGCAGTATCGCGCGCCTGCTGGTCTCTTTTCGAATACGGGCATTCTCTACCTCACCAATATTCCTCAGAAATTATTTCTTGCTGGGATGCTCATCCTCTTGTTCGACATAGGCTTAATTGTTTTCTTCAACTCAGCGAAGAGCAACGTGAGTGACGCGCTTGTCTCATCCTTCGTTTTTCAGTTCACAGGGGAGCTTGTGGCAGCAATCGTTGTGTGGAGCATCACCGGCGTCATGTGCATTGTTCATGCCACCATGATGCACTTGCCGGTGCGGGAGGGCATGTGGTACATGGGTGCGCATTTCGCATGCTTCgttggcgccgtcgcctgcTGCATCATGGCGTTTGTGGttctgctgatgctgctggacAGAAACACGATTTTTTTGCACATGGTGAGAAACCAACCGGAGGAGCTCTGCCCTTTCTACCAGCGGCACGGGTGTTCGGGTTTTCTTGTGGGTTGCAACGACACCGAGAGCACCTTTAATCGAGATCTTTGCAGCACATGCCCTGACGTGAACACCTCGATAACTGGATGCTACCCTATTATTAGGAGCCAAATAGGACTGACCACGATCCCGCTGCTCGTGTTCAGCATATTTGtcacggtggcggtgctgtaTAGCTTCTTTCAACTATTCAAGTTGCTGGGGATTTTCAAAGCAGCTGTAGATATATTTTAA
- a CDS encoding hypothetical protein (TriTrypDB/GeneDB-style sysID: LpmP.31.0800), producing MEERPAFPSHEPTNTTEMRDGSPQAQTHQESIRVPNRDNGADADHQVNGNHPSGFPTVDQPVLIEDMVARVVLHESRPIENLPKMISPELKLIGRCVTFQVKRSPNGAPGDPYYYTGLVSAVTANTATLMHVNRYTQHDFKTYQSREQRLAKGKVSTVGKDRDVGNHRRRPFDQEPTAPSSGLPAPSTNHGLSFYGYSADGEVGVAEDGGISNALDPPALLDLHASGSLAPSAALITDTQLYAVGLLEQEQQQQPRRNHTPVEVNQQLSRASGVAWCKQFRAFVGSIGPIPYVTFLRKNINNVTFGRDPRSSFYSLFKDPARHIRDMQLLRMFVRRYLVHTSQGNNPRQVLLYAFLSVRCAWPDVDRELVNRVALEELPTLLKADCAIEKERRRKLLRVQYREQEVQHYRAPAGLFSNTGILYLTNIPQHSFIAGIVLIVFALLFAIYLGVVFGTTKDAIIVSYVRKFILPFVISLVTWTVTGAAVMLHARTAHIPLLADYLGLGLRIVGSVASIGCCIMTLLVVFWRLTKEAIYLLMVEYKETELCTFYARHSCTGLFVACGLGVADPELCLSCTGMPVTNTNCYSFLWTQIERAVVPLLLFSCVIMVAAVYTTYLVVKMLLFVEVLMGRIM from the coding sequence ATGGAAGAGCGTCCTGCTTTCCCCAGTCATGAACCGACGAACACCACTGAGATGCGAGATGGCTCGCCACAGGCACAGACCCATCAGGAATCGATAAGGGTGCCCAACAGAGACAATGGGGCAGACGCGGATCACCAAGTTAACGGTAACCATCCGAGCGGATTCCCCACAGTTGACCAACCCGTACTGATTGAGGATATGGTAGCGCGTGTTGTCCTTCATGAAAGCCGCCCCATCGAAAATCTCCCAAAGATGATTTCCCCAGAGCTGAAGCTGATTGGTCGCTGTGTTACCTTTCAAGTAAAGCGGTCACCCAATGGGGCACCAGGAGATCCTTACTACTATACCGGACTTGTGTCCGCTGTGACAGCGAACACTGCGACCCTGATGCACGTCAACCGTTATACGCAACACGACTTCAAGACATACCAGTCGCGGGAGCAGCGCCTGGCAAAGGGGAAGGTCAGCACTGTAGGGAAAGACCGCGATGTCGGCAACCATAGAAGGCGCCCATTCGACCAGGAGCCCACGGCCCCGTCCAGCGGCTTACCGGCACCCTCAACAAATCACGGCTTATCTTTTTACGGCTACAGCGCTGACGGTGAGGTCGGCGTAGCCGAGGACGGCGGGATCTCAAACGCACTGGATCCTCCTGCATTACTAGACTTGCACGCCTCCGGTAGCTTAGCCCCGTCGGCTGCCCTGATAACAGATACCCAGCTGTACGCCGTTGGGCTCTTGgaacaagagcagcagcaacaacctcGGAGAAATCACACACCAGTCGAGGTGAACCAGCAACTGTCGAGGGCAAGTGGCGTTGCATGGTGCAAGCAGTTTCGAGCATTTGTCGGATCCATCGGCCCCATCCCGTACGTCACCTTCTTGCGCAAGAACATCAACAACGTGACATTCGGTCGTGAcccccgcagcagcttctaCTCGCTCTTCAAGGACCCTGCCAGGCACATTAGAGACatgcagctcctgcgcatGTTTGTGCGCCGCTACCTGGTGCACACGAGCCAGGGCAACAACCCGCGCCAGGTGCTGCTCTACGCATTCCTCTCTGTCCGATGCGCGTGGCCGGATGTGGACCGTGAGCTTGTGAATCGTGTGGCGCTCGAGGAGCTTCCCACTCTCCTCAAGGCCGACTGCGCCAttgagaaggaaaggaggcggaAGCTCCTTCGCGTGCAGTACCgggagcaggaggtgcagcatTATCGCGCGCCTGCTGGTCTCTTTTCGAATACGGGCATTCTCTACCTCACCAATATTCCTCAACACTCGTTCATCGCCGGTATCGTCTTGATCGTGTTTGCTTTGTTATTTGCCATTTACCTCGGGGTAGTTTTCGGCACCACCAAAGACGCTATCATCGTAAGTTATGTGCGAAAATTTATCTTGCCTTTTGTTATCTCTCTTGTGACGTGGACTGTCACTGGCGCGGCTGTCATGTTGCACGCCAGAACCGCTCACATTCCTCTACTTGCGGACTATTTGGGACTTGGCTTGCGAATCGTGGGGTCTGTGGCGTCCATTGGGTGCTGTATCATGACGTTGCTTGTCGTATTCTGGAGACTGACGAAGGAAGCGATATACCTCCTCATGGTGGAGTACAAGGAAACCGAGCTTTGCACCTTCTACGCACGTCATAGTTGTACCGGTTTGTTCGTAGCGTGTGGGCTTGGTGTTGCCGACCCGGAGCTGTGCCTGTCGTGTACCGGGATGCCGGTGACAAACACTAACTGCTACTCCTTTCTATGGACGCAGATTGAGCGGGCTGTGGTTCCCCTCCTGCTGTTCAGCTGTGTGATTATGGTGGCCGCGGTGTACACTACGTACCTGGTCGTAAAGATGCTTCTCTTTGTAGAGGTGCTGATGGGCCGCATTATGTGA